A window of the Dioscorea cayenensis subsp. rotundata cultivar TDr96_F1 chromosome 14, TDr96_F1_v2_PseudoChromosome.rev07_lg8_w22 25.fasta, whole genome shotgun sequence genome harbors these coding sequences:
- the LOC120275393 gene encoding protein TIC 22-like, chloroplastic has protein sequence MDNPFSSLKAHLQSTLHDLRSRAQHAFHSSIARFTPHSTLNNLPLARISFAVPRKDSFIEERLAGVPVYALSNSAGEFVLMSSAGSGKSLGLFCFREEDAAALLDQMRSMNSDMKQGSKVVAVALNKVVQLKVDGVAFRFIPDSSQVANAIKEKGKIGESVDSFPGVPVFQSRSLVLKSQNKRYRPVFFRMEDLDDSLYRASHEQSRLNPALRRGDLQVAVLEDIVGELKGNSASEWDDVVFVPPGLKLSSDLTQETPTATK, from the exons ATGGATAACCCCTTCTCATCTCTCAAAGCTCACCTCCAATCCACCCTCCATGACCTCCGATCCCGAGCTCAGCATGCCTTCCACTCCTCCATCGCCCGCTTCACTCCCCATTCCACACTCAACAACCTCCCCCTCGCCCGGATTTCCTTCGCCGTCCCCCGCAAGGATAGCTTCATTGAGGAGCGGCTAGCTGGAGTGCCCGTCTACGCGCTTAGCAACTCCGCGGGTGAGTTCGTTCTGATGTCCAGCGCGGGGTCGGGCAAATCTCTAGGGCTTTTTTGCTTTCGAGAGGAGGATGCTGCGGCGTTGCTTGATCAGATGAGGTCGATGAATAGCGACATGAAGCAGGGGTCCAAAGTTGTCGCTGTTGCCCTGAATAAG GTTGTCCAGCTCAAGGTTGATGGAGTAGCCTTTAGATTCATTCCAGATTCAAGTCAGGTTGCAAATGCAATTAAG GAGAAAGGAAAGATCGGAGAATCAGTAGATAGTTTCCCGGGAGTTCCTGTATTTCAG TCAAGGAGTTTGGTGTTAAAGAGCCAGAACAAGAGATATCGTCCAGTATTCTTCAGAATG gAGGACCTTGATGACTCTCTTTATAGAGCTTCTCATGAGCAGAGTCGATTGAATCCCGCGTTAAGAAGAGGTGACCTTCAG GTTGCAGTTCTGGAAGACATAGTTGGTGAGTTGAAG GGAAATTCTGCTTCAGAATGGGATGACGTTGTCTTCGTTCCTCCGGGTTTAAAGCTATCATCAGATCTCACTCAGGAGACACCTACAGCAACAAAATAG
- the LOC120275182 gene encoding LOW QUALITY PROTEIN: pentatricopeptide repeat-containing protein At4g14050, mitochondrial-like (The sequence of the model RefSeq protein was modified relative to this genomic sequence to represent the inferred CDS: deleted 1 base in 1 codon) yields MSSDHHRLIVLFRSARRRSTPSAVHQLHAHFSKLGLLLWPPFSTFVLEAYCKFNLLRLAHHLFDELPHRDPVIWSSLLSAHSHSDHPHRVLPLFRSMILQDAILPDNFVLATVVKTSARLCSIRLGKQAHAYFLASPYSADDVVKCAIVDMYSKCRLPGDARKVFDTITHRNRVSWTAMISGYASSGCYSDAIEVFDAMPEKDVFTWTALISGLVQSGDSFHALKLFVDMRREGVSLDDAFVLSSAVGAASDTAALELGRQLHCLTLVLGYESCMIIGNALVDMYAKCSDIYSARIAFERVLVRDVVSWTTMVLGEAQHGKAEMAFSLFDQMVIAGVRPNEVTFVALLYACSHAGLVQKGRNFFDSMVREHGIMPSLQHYTCLLDLLSRSGHLSEAEELIKSMPHEPDEATWGALLSACKKHGNVQMSLRVANHLLSLKPKDPSMYILLSNTYAVAGDWANVTNVRRLMVDNEIKKEPGYSWIELGKESCMFVAGETPHDMRIQIVGLLEELMIEMKKRGYVPETNSVMHDLDEHEKEQQLMMHSERLAVAFGLLRGVSGATIRVVKNLRVCDDCHTVLKMISSIASREIVVRDATRFHHFSYGSCSCGDFW; encoded by the exons ATGAGCTCCGATCACCACCGCCTCATTGTCCTCTTCCGCTCCGCGCGCCGGCGCAGCACTCCGTCGGCGGTTCATCAGCTCCACGCGCACTTTTCCAAGCTCGGTCTCCTCCTATGGCCGCCCTTCAGCACCTTTGTTCTCGAAGCTTATTGCAAGTTCAATCTCCTACGTCTCGCCCACCACCTGTTCGACGAATTGCCGCACAGAGATCCCGTCATTTGGTCCTCTCTGCTCTCCGCTCACTCCCACTCCGACCACCCCCACCGCGTCCTCCCTCTTTTCCGCTCCATGATCCTCCAAGACGCCATTCTTCCTGACAACTTCGTCCTTGCCACCGTCGTCAAGACCTCAGCTCGGCTCTGCTCTATTCGGTTGGGC AAGCAAGCCCATGCTTACTTCTTAGCCTCGCCGTACTCCGCTGACGATGTTGTGAAGTGCGCCATTGTTGATATGTACTCCAAGTGCCGTTTGCCTGGTGATGCCCGTAAGGTGTTCGACACTATAACCCATAGGAACCGTGTGTCTTGGACTGCCATGATCTCTGGATATGCATCCAGTGGTTGCTACTCGGATGCTATTGAAGTGTTTGATGCAATGCCTGAGAAGGATGTGTTTACTTGGACTGCTCTGATCTCTGGGTTGGTGCAGAGTGGGGATAGCTTCCATGCGCTCAAACTGTTTGTTGATATGCGAAGAGAAGGTGTTTCACTAGATGATGCATTTGTTCTCTCAAGCGCGGTCGGTGCCGCTTCTGATACAGCTGCATTAGAACTTGGTCGGCAGCTCCATTGTCTCACTTTGGTCCTTGGCTATGAATCATGTATGATCATCGGCAATGCACTTGTAGACATGTATGCAAAATGCAGCGATATCTACTCTGCAAGGATTGCATTTGAGAGAGTTCTAGTGCGAGATGTAGTCTCGTGGACGACGATGGTGTTGGGTGAGGCGCAACACGGGAAAGCTGAGATGGCGTTTAGTCTGTTTGATCAGATGGTTATCGCTGGAGTAAGGCCAAATGAAGTGACATTTGTGGCATTGTTATATGCTTGTAGCCATGCTGGATTAGTTCAGAAAGGCCGAAATTTCTTTGATTCAATGGTTCGAGAGCATGGGATCATGCCGTCATTGCAGCATTACACTTGCCTATTGGATCTTCTCAGTCGATCCGGGCATCTCTCAGAAGCCGAAGAACTCATTAAAAGCATGCCTCATGAACCTGATGAAGCAACATGGGGAGCATTACTCAGTGCTTGTAAGAAACATGGTAATGTTCAGATGAGCTTAAGAGTGGCCAACCATTTACTGAGCTTAAAACCAAAAGACCCATCAATGTATATACTTTTATCAAACACTTATGCTGTTGCCGGAGATTGGGCAAATGTCACGAATGTTCGCAGGTTAATGGTAGATAACGAGATCAAGAAAGAGCCTGGTTACAGTTGGATTGAACTGGGGAAAGAGAGTTGTATGTTTGTAGCCGGAGAAACACCGCATGACATGAGAATTCAGATTGTCGGTTTGTTAGAAGAGTTGATGATTGAGATGAAGAAAAGAGGGTATGTGCCGGAGACCAATTCAGTGATGCATGATTTGGATGAGCATGAGAAGGAGCAGCAGCTGATGATGCATAGTGAGAGGTTGGCAGTGGCCTTTGGGCTGCTCCGGGGAGTCTCGGGGGCGACGATTAGGGTGGTGAAGAACCTCCGGGTTTGCGATGATTGCCATACTGTGTTGAAGATGATCAGTAGCATTGCAAGTAGGGAGATTGTTGTGAGAGATGCCACAAGGTTTCACCATTTCAGTTATGGCAGTTGCTCTTGCGGTGATTTCTGGTAG
- the LOC120275983 gene encoding LOW QUALITY PROTEIN: probable monogalactosyldiacylglycerol synthase 3, chloroplastic (The sequence of the model RefSeq protein was modified relative to this genomic sequence to represent the inferred CDS: deleted 1 base in 1 codon): protein MERSYKFMVKHGHLWKVAFHGTSPRWVHRSYLATMAAFYAKKVEAGLRKYKPDIIISVHPLMQHIPLWVLKWQGLLKKVVFITVITDLNTCHPTWFHKSVTRCYCPSSEVSKKALLDGLDTSQIRVFGLPIRPSFCQAILNKDELRKELEMDSHLPAVLLMGGGDGMGPVEETAKALGEVLFDEECQRPKGQIVVICGRNQVLKSNLDSIEWTVPTKIRGFEIQIEKWMGACDCIITKAGPGTIAEALIRGLPIILNSFIPGQETGNVPYVVDNGAGVFSKSPDETASLVSRWFDSGNNELKKLSENALKLAQPNAVFDIVKDIHGLVFPAASLLNKVLYLNFPLIIECL from the exons ATGGAGAGGTCCTATAAGTTCATGGTGAAGCATGGTCATCTTTGGAAGGTTGCCTTTCATGGCACCTCTCCTCGTTGGGTCCATCGCTCCTACCTTGCCACCATGGCTGCCTTCTATGCCAA GAAGGTGGAGGCTGGCCTCAGGAAGTACAAACCAGATATCATAATAAGTGTTCATCCTCTCATGCAACACATTCCTCTGTGGGTGCTCAAATGGCAGGGCCTTCTGAAAAAAGTAGTCTTCATCACCGTTATCACTGACCTCAACACTTGCCACCCCACATG GTTCCACAAAAGTGTAACCAGATGCTATTGCCCCTCATCAGAGGTGTCAAAGAAGGCATTACTTGATGGCCTGGACACATCCCAAATCCGTGTGTTCGGTTTGCCAATCCGTCCATCCTTTTGTCAAGCAATTCTCAACAAG GATGAGTTAAGAAAAGAGTTGGAGATGGACTCTCATCTCCCTGCAGTTCTACTAATGGGAGGTGGTGATGGAATGGGTCCTGTTGAGGAAACCGCAAAAGCACTTGGAGAAGTTCTTTTCGACGAAGAATGTCAGAGACCTAAGGGACAGATTGTAGTCATCTGTGGCCGCAACCAAGTGCTAAAATCAAATCTAGACTCAATTGAATGGACAGTTCCTACAAAG ATAAGAGGATTTGAAATCCAGATAGAGAAATGGATGGGAGCTTGTGATTGCATCATAACAAAG GCCGGACCGGGCACCATTGCCGAAGCTTTGATCAGGGGGCTTCCAATTATCCTTAATAGTTTCATTCCTGGACAG GAAACCGGCAATGTACCTTATGTGGTGGACAATGGAGCTGGGGTGTTCTCC AAGAGCCCAGATGAAACAGCCAGTCTAGTATCCCGGTGGTTCGATTCGGGCAACAATGAGCTAAAGAAGTTGTCGGAGAATGCATTAAAACTAGCACAGCCTAATGCAGTGTTTGACATTGTAAAGGACATCCATGGGCTGGTTTTCCCAGCAGCATCCCTTCTTAACAAGGTCCTCTATCTCAATTTCCCACTGATAATTGAATGCCTTTAG
- the LOC120275394 gene encoding arabinogalactan protein 23-like — translation MEMKKIACAVLIAVASATTTMAAEAPAPGPSSGSFAVTPAVGAIAGASVVSFLAFLFQ, via the coding sequence atggagatgaagaagattgCTTGTGCTGTTCTCATTGCGGTAGCCTCGGCCACCACCACCATGGCTGCGGAAGCCCCCGCTCCTGGCCCTAGCAGTGGCTCCTTTGCTGTCACACCCGCCGTCGGGGCCATTGCCGGAGCCTCTGTTGTCTCCTTCCTTGCCTTCTTGTTTCAGTGA